One genomic segment of Brevibacillus laterosporus LMG 15441 includes these proteins:
- a CDS encoding IS3 family transposase: MESLSTIYPITDVCKLLGVSRSGYYKYLSTRNLNRDKTIKKRIRTIYEQRKGIYGYRRIQAELLRQFGCRVNHKKVLRIMQNLGLKSIIRRKRAYMTTYQAKVSDGRVADNLLKRDFTAQEPNQKWVTDVTQYRIGEERIYLSAIKDLCTHEIIAHHISTRNDNALVLETFRKAFEMQKDVTGLIVHSDQGSQYTSHAYHDMLPTVSAQISMSRRGNCLDNASIESFFSHLKTEALYPYDIRDLQDAQRRIENYIYFYNEERLQLKLNKLTPSEFRRQLTA; this comes from the coding sequence GTGGAGAGCTTGTCTACAATATATCCGATTACTGATGTTTGTAAGTTGTTAGGGGTTTCGAGAAGTGGCTATTACAAGTACCTCTCTACTAGAAACTTGAATAGAGATAAAACAATAAAAAAACGGATCAGAACGATCTATGAACAAAGGAAAGGGATATACGGATATCGCCGAATTCAGGCTGAACTGTTACGCCAATTTGGTTGTAGAGTTAATCATAAGAAAGTATTACGCATCATGCAAAATCTGGGACTTAAATCCATCATTCGCCGTAAACGTGCCTATATGACTACCTATCAAGCAAAGGTATCGGATGGACGTGTTGCAGATAATTTACTCAAGCGTGATTTTACCGCTCAAGAGCCTAATCAAAAATGGGTAACTGACGTTACCCAATATCGAATTGGTGAGGAACGTATCTACCTTTCCGCAATCAAAGATTTATGTACTCATGAGATCATCGCTCATCATATCAGTACTCGAAATGACAATGCGCTTGTACTAGAAACTTTTAGAAAAGCATTTGAAATGCAAAAAGACGTGACTGGTTTGATCGTTCACAGCGACCAAGGTTCCCAGTACACGTCCCATGCATACCACGACATGCTGCCTACGGTTAGCGCCCAAATCAGCATGTCCCGACGAGGAAATTGTCTAGACAATGCCTCGATTGAAAGCTTCTTTTCTCATTTGAAAACCGAAGCCCTATATCCCTATGATATACGAGATCTTCAAGATGCTCAAAGGAGAATTGAAAATTACATTTATTTTTATAACGAAGAACGTCTTCAACTGAAGCTAAATAAACTGACGCCTAGCGAATTTAGGCGTCAGTTAACGGCCTAA
- a CDS encoding BglG family transcription antiterminator — protein MKNDRKEAFIQYLASKNDWCTATSLANYFKVSTRTIRKYANEINQDQIIIASSPQGYQLVSRNQVKTDDNPTSPMDRMKVILKELILHSEGVNIFDLGDRLFLSVSSIENDIVHANKIIKPYQLKIRHRKDMLILTGEESDKRKLMSFIISQETSNEFLSLKAVQDSFPDYDVSLLKNEIVSILSEHNLYVNDYIMNNILLHLVITVDRIKNNNSVIQATNLHKLKSNLETKAANKIADFLEAQYSIRFNESERYNFILLLSSKTTLLNYQSLTPSSLNHYVDEHYVNLSKKLLEKVHERYFIEILDDEFFVNFTLHIRNLIFRAKNEQMAKNPLTHKLKHSYPLIYELAVFISNQIQLMENIHIKEDEISYIAFHIGSYFERKVSLEKKILCAVICPNYYDMQVQLIQKLEKKFHDSLEIIKVSSDSSEVALFEEIDLIISTLPLQKEQVPSVFVHPYLTEEDYEYIQSQINKLNKQKKIRSLKQYLDLYFDKDLFMKNVYLDSDEAYIAFMSNLLYEKGYVSQDYGKSVLERERMSSTAFNNNVAVPHSMHMDAEKTGICIMILDRPVNWGKEKVQAIVMISINKHQRELFSPFFEGVINILSEWKNVNELIKAKDYEDFMDKMTRLLHES, from the coding sequence ATGAAAAATGATCGTAAAGAGGCTTTCATTCAATACCTAGCATCTAAAAATGATTGGTGTACAGCGACAAGCTTGGCGAATTATTTTAAAGTGTCCACAAGAACCATCAGAAAATATGCTAACGAAATTAATCAGGATCAAATCATTATCGCTTCCTCTCCCCAAGGATATCAGCTTGTAAGTAGGAACCAAGTAAAAACAGACGATAATCCTACTTCTCCCATGGATCGTATGAAAGTCATATTGAAGGAATTAATTTTACACTCGGAAGGGGTAAATATCTTTGATCTTGGTGATAGACTTTTTTTAAGTGTTTCTTCAATCGAAAATGACATCGTTCATGCAAATAAAATTATTAAGCCCTATCAATTAAAAATCCGCCATAGAAAAGACATGCTCATTTTAACAGGTGAAGAGAGCGATAAGCGGAAATTAATGAGCTTTATTATTTCCCAAGAAACCTCCAACGAATTTTTAAGCTTAAAAGCTGTTCAAGATTCCTTTCCGGATTATGATGTTTCTTTACTAAAAAATGAAATCGTTTCCATTCTAAGCGAACATAATTTGTATGTGAACGATTATATTATGAATAATATCCTCCTCCACCTTGTTATTACCGTGGACCGAATAAAAAATAACAACTCGGTTATTCAAGCAACTAATCTCCATAAATTAAAAAGCAATCTTGAAACAAAAGCCGCCAATAAAATCGCTGATTTTCTGGAAGCACAGTACAGTATCCGTTTTAACGAATCGGAGCGCTATAATTTTATTTTGCTTTTATCAAGTAAAACGACATTGCTTAATTATCAGTCATTGACGCCTAGCTCTTTAAATCATTATGTCGATGAGCATTATGTGAACCTCTCTAAAAAATTGCTAGAGAAGGTACATGAACGTTATTTTATTGAAATCCTTGATGATGAATTTTTTGTCAATTTCACGCTCCATATACGCAATTTAATTTTTCGGGCAAAGAATGAGCAAATGGCTAAAAATCCTTTAACGCATAAATTAAAGCATTCCTATCCTCTCATTTATGAATTGGCTGTCTTTATATCCAATCAAATTCAGCTGATGGAAAACATCCATATTAAGGAGGATGAGATTTCTTATATTGCTTTTCATATCGGGTCTTACTTTGAACGAAAGGTAAGCCTAGAAAAGAAGATTTTATGTGCAGTTATTTGTCCTAACTACTATGATATGCAAGTACAACTGATTCAAAAGCTAGAAAAGAAATTTCATGATTCTTTAGAGATTATTAAAGTTTCATCTGACTCCAGTGAGGTTGCTTTATTCGAGGAAATAGACTTAATCATCAGCACACTGCCTTTACAGAAGGAACAAGTCCCATCTGTATTTGTTCATCCTTACCTGACAGAAGAAGATTATGAATATATTCAAAGTCAAATAAACAAACTAAATAAGCAAAAAAAGATACGCAGCCTAAAGCAATATCTTGACTTATATTTTGATAAAGATTTATTTATGAAGAATGTATATCTCGACAGTGATGAAGCCTACATTGCATTCATGTCGAATCTGCTTTATGAGAAAGGCTATGTGTCCCAAGACTACGGAAAGTCTGTATTAGAGAGAGAGCGAATGTCCTCCACTGCCTTTAACAACAATGTAGCTGTTCCACATTCTATGCATATGGATGCTGAAAAGACAGGTATTTGCATTATGATTCTGGACCGCCCGGTAAATTGGGGAAAAGAGAAGGTGCAAGCCATTGTGATGATTTCAATCAACAAACATCAGCGCGAATTATTCAGCCCCTTTTTCGAAGGCGTAATCAATATTCTATCGGAATGGAAAAATGTCAATGAGCTAATTAAAGCCAAGGACTATGAGGATTTTATGGACAAGATGACGAGGCTTTTACATGAGAGCTAA
- a CDS encoding YczE/YyaS/YitT family protein, which yields MKMSQKMMNYTLVVISTVVTAFGISLVLLAELGVDPISTFLLGGLHFIPIRFGTASQIFSLTCLVINYFLNRKFFGVGSLIFSIGCGYFINLFLAVDGMTSLFLQSIPSICIALIGILIYGCGTGLFLSTKTGMGPLEGLMFFFSTRLNVTLKVTRMTIDGILVVTGILLGGLYGIGTILCIFLVGPVIELSLKVFTSLSKKVGKRSV from the coding sequence ATGAAAATGAGTCAAAAAATGATGAATTATACACTTGTTGTCATTAGCACAGTTGTGACAGCCTTTGGGATTTCACTGGTTTTGCTTGCGGAATTAGGGGTTGATCCGATTAGTACGTTCTTATTGGGCGGACTACATTTTATTCCGATTCGATTTGGGACAGCAAGTCAGATCTTTAGTCTGACCTGTTTAGTCATTAATTATTTTCTTAACCGAAAGTTTTTCGGGGTGGGAAGTCTTATTTTCAGTATTGGATGCGGTTATTTCATTAACTTATTCCTTGCAGTGGATGGAATGACTTCATTATTCCTGCAATCTATACCAAGTATATGTATTGCATTGATTGGTATCTTGATTTACGGATGTGGAACAGGTCTCTTTTTATCTACAAAAACAGGAATGGGACCGTTAGAAGGCCTTATGTTCTTTTTCTCCACGCGATTAAACGTGACCCTAAAGGTAACAAGAATGACCATTGATGGAATTTTAGTCGTTACGGGGATTTTATTAGGTGGTTTATACGGTATCGGAACCATTCTTTGTATCTTTTTAGTTGGACCTGTTATTGAACTTTCATTAAAGGTTTTCACATCGCTATCAAAAAAAGTTGGAAAACGATCTGTGTAG
- the scfB gene encoding thioether cross-link-forming SCIFF peptide maturase, whose protein sequence is MIHQYKLNGYNIVLDTYSGSVHVVDDLAYEIIALYENTSTEKIVAMMLEKYAHDCAITELDIRETIADVEELKKDGQLFTEDEFKDLSIDLRNRQTYVKALCFNVAHTCNLSCEYCFASQGKYHGDRAIMSYEVGQRAIDYLLENSGHHRNLDIDFFGGEPLMAWKVVKQIVAYARSKEKEYKKTFRFTFTTNGMLLNDEVTDFLNQEMYNVVLSLDGRKEVHDRLRKTVTGEGSYDFIVRKFQDFVKKRGDKEYYVRGTYTQNNLDFTNDIFHIADLGFDKLSMEPVICDPSEPYALTENDLQEIYNQYEILAKEMLQRKEKGNGFTFYHYMLDLSEGPCIQKRIAGCGSGTEYLAVTPWGDLFPCHQFVGNENYCMGNIWDGITKPELQYKFKESNCYSKPECQDCWAKLYCSGGCPANALHVTGSLNGTYDFSCDIFRKRIECSMMVKVAESISAMEEQVVDWDH, encoded by the coding sequence ATGATCCATCAATATAAACTAAACGGATACAACATTGTGCTTGACACCTACAGTGGATCGGTACATGTTGTCGATGATCTCGCTTATGAAATCATCGCACTTTACGAAAATACTTCTACAGAAAAAATAGTGGCAATGATGCTGGAAAAGTATGCACATGATTGTGCTATTACTGAGCTGGACATCCGTGAAACCATAGCAGATGTCGAGGAGCTAAAAAAAGACGGGCAACTCTTTACTGAGGATGAATTTAAGGATCTCTCTATTGATCTGAGAAATCGTCAGACCTATGTAAAGGCTCTATGCTTCAATGTTGCGCATACCTGTAATCTGTCATGTGAATATTGTTTTGCTAGTCAGGGGAAATACCACGGAGACAGAGCGATCATGAGCTATGAGGTTGGGCAAAGAGCTATCGATTACCTATTGGAAAACTCGGGTCACCACCGAAATCTCGATATCGATTTCTTCGGCGGAGAACCGCTTATGGCTTGGAAGGTTGTCAAGCAGATTGTCGCTTACGCAAGAAGTAAAGAAAAAGAGTACAAAAAGACTTTTCGGTTCACCTTTACTACGAATGGTATGTTACTTAACGATGAGGTTACCGATTTCTTAAATCAAGAAATGTATAATGTTGTATTAAGCCTTGATGGCAGAAAAGAGGTTCATGATCGACTTCGTAAAACAGTCACTGGAGAGGGAAGCTACGATTTTATTGTTCGGAAGTTCCAGGATTTTGTCAAGAAGCGTGGAGACAAAGAATACTATGTACGTGGAACCTACACCCAGAACAATCTCGATTTTACCAATGACATTTTTCATATTGCAGACCTTGGATTTGATAAACTCTCGATGGAGCCTGTTATCTGTGATCCGAGCGAGCCCTATGCGCTAACCGAGAATGACCTCCAAGAGATTTATAACCAATATGAAATTCTCGCGAAGGAAATGCTTCAACGTAAGGAAAAGGGCAATGGGTTTACCTTCTACCATTATATGCTTGACCTCTCAGAAGGCCCTTGTATTCAGAAAAGAATCGCTGGCTGTGGTTCAGGAACCGAATACCTTGCTGTCACTCCATGGGGTGATCTTTTCCCTTGCCATCAATTTGTAGGGAATGAGAATTATTGTATGGGAAACATTTGGGATGGGATTACCAAACCAGAGTTGCAATACAAGTTTAAAGAAAGCAACTGCTATTCGAAGCCGGAATGTCAGGACTGCTGGGCAAAACTGTACTGTAGTGGTGGTTGTCCTGCTAATGCGCTTCATGTGACAGGCTCCCTCAATGGAACCTACGACTTCAGTTGTGATATTTTCCGGAAGAGAATTGAATGTTCCATGATGGTTAAGGTAGCCGAATCGATCAGCGCTATGGAGGAGCAAGTCGTGGACTGGGATCACTAA
- a CDS encoding helix-turn-helix domain-containing protein, with protein MAVKGQKFKSYPESLKIEAIRLHIEESWTYKQIVEHLEIQDKDRLKKWMRKYRQQGEFGLLDRRGRREAYIDQARYIQKLKRENEILKKCLEIWMREV; from the coding sequence ATGGCGGTTAAAGGACAAAAATTTAAAAGTTATCCAGAATCATTGAAAATAGAAGCCATTCGTTTACACATTGAGGAAAGCTGGACGTACAAACAAATTGTAGAGCATTTGGAAATTCAAGACAAAGATCGCTTAAAAAAGTGGATGAGAAAGTACAGACAACAGGGTGAGTTTGGACTTCTAGATCGACGCGGACGTCGTGAGGCCTATATTGATCAGGCTAGATATATCCAAAAACTGAAGCGCGAGAATGAAATCCTAAAAAAGTGTTTGGAAATCTGGATGCGGGAGGTGTAA